The genomic DNA GAGTGGGACTTTACACTTAATAATTGGGACTGGCTAGGGAACTTGGAGTAGGAAAGGGTCAGGGTTAACTACCTAAGCTATTCTTCTTAGTGTAAAGGTTGCGCCTAACCATCACGCTACGGGACAAAAGATTGGGCTATAATTGCTACTGTAGCAGTTACAGTGGGTGCTTACAGCGGCTTATAGGTGCCTACGGTGAGCAAAGCGGTAACAATAGAGATATAATAGAAGTaagagataaaaaaaaataggAGAGATAGAGAGGTAAAAAGAGGAAGGTTGTACCATAAGTTATTATACTCTATGCTATTTAGCAACTGGCGAACTGAATTTGAAGTAACCGGTAACGTTGGTCACCCAAAACCGACCACCGACTTTTTCTCCCAGCCACCTAATACAACAAACTTCGACACGTAGTTTCTCAACCAATTCAAGTGATACGGTAGTTCTGACTTCGGATTTCGAACCAGCATGACTGAATAGACTGAAGAGAATATGCACCTTGTGCTAGAACTCCATGCGAATGATGTTTTTCAAAACAGAGCTGCCCACACCTATGGAATCAGCCGTACAACATTCAAAGGTCGTTGAAGAGGCCGTACAGCATCAAAAGAAGCCCACAAGCCCCCGAAGAAGCTTTATGAGTATCAGGAAAAATGTCTCCGCCAGTGGATTACTATACAGGATGATCTAGGCTGCTCAGTCTCACATAATCAGGTCAGGGACTTCGTTAGCAAAGTTGCTATACGCAATGGCTTCCCGGGAGGCGTTGGAAAGAACTAGTTACAAGCTTTTATGCGCCGTTATTCCGATATAAAAACTCTACGAGGCAAGAAGATTGATGTAGACAGGCATAACGGAGCTCTTAATCAACAGTTTATTATTCTCGCCCTACCCTAAGCATTAAAACGATGGGGACAAACCACTGCAAACCTGCATAATTGCTTTTGCAATCCCGCCGGCAAGATTTGCCGTTCCAGTCTGAGGAATTAAGCATCGATACAACTCCTCCAGAACCTGGTTGGGACACTCCCCTGGATTGAGGTTACCGATTCCGGTTACATGGATATTCCCGTTGAAACCATGCTCGAACCAAGCATTCCGCTCATCCTCATTAGTCAGTTGATCGAGGCGTAATGCTTTCTGGTTTTCAATTGTATGTGCGGGAGATGACGCCTCAATCGTTTTGCCGTCGGCATACTTTAGATAAGCCCAGATAAATGTTGCTCCATTCAGGAAGCACAGTGGTTCCCAGAGTGTCATATGTCGTCGAGAGTGAAGAGAACTGAATAGCGTAGCGGCGTGCCAGAGGCACTTGCGAATTGTTGGTTTGTGGCCGTTCAGCCATAACTTAAAGTCGCGTTCAGCGATATCTACATATGGTTTGCTCGCTTGCCACCCTGTTAATGCATAGAGTTCCTGAAGACTGACATGGCGTATGATGTGAATCTCGTGGTAGATGCAAGCCTGCATGATGGAGAGATTGTTGGTGAGCGGAAAGACAGCCAACTCAGGCTGGAGAAGAGTAAAGTCAGCATCCAGAGCCTTGATACGGTTCTGAAGGCGAAGGGGTGTGTTACGCTCGAGGAATGGTCGCGTTGGGTTCCGGCTGCGTGCCAGTGCTGAGGGATTCGAAATCCTCTCGGACAACCATGACTTTGTTCGTAGAACCTCCGTGCTCTCCTCAACGAATAAAGTTACCACAAGGAGGATTCGAAGCATCCCATGAATATCTGTTGTCACCTGCTGCATGGTGTCGGCATCGTAGAGAATATCTTTTAATGAAATTTCCGACCTCTTGCCTGCTATAAGAGGTTAGTTACTCGCGAGTCTACGCGCAATGCGTAGTAATTCGATGGGATCACATACCTCCTGGCTGCTCTCCAAGAACCGATTCCCAGTCTGATCGATTACCTGCACTCCATAAGCTTCCCTGCTCTGGTAGAGGGACATCAATGTCCTCAACCTTCAATTGGGGGCGCACATCAAGGAAAATCTGGGTCAAGCATTCGAAGACTGGGGCAAGATAGGTAAGTGTTTCTTTCTGAGATACAAGATCAACATCCTAACATATGTACTTACACCAAACACTGTAGATGAACCAATAATTACTCTGGGTCGCAACCCAGGTCTCCCACCTCGTTCCGTCAGCGCTCTGTACACGATTATCACCACGAAGCCATGCCTTAGTAGCAATTCGGCTATGACATAGAGTCATCAGGATGCTTCTTTCATAGTACATATTGGTTAATAGGGGTCGGGATCCATCAAATGCCAATGAAATATGGTATAGAAGTACGCTTTGGGAGAAAGTAAGCTCTCCTTCTTTTGGCGACTTAGGTAGCTGGTATCGTGAGTTCCTGTTCAGTAGTAGGAAAAAGACAAGGGCTGTCTTACGTGGTGTAGAATAACGTCCCGATGGAGGCTCATCATGGCCGACCTGTATTGCTCCATGGCGTCTGCGGCGACATATCGTGTGCCAACAGCAACTATCCCTACATACAGGATCCAGGATGTGTCTGCTTGTGCGAGAGTCGAAGGGTGGATGAAAGGCCAGCTCGGATGGAAATGTTCAAAGTACAATTGTATGAAAGCATTGAATGTAGAAAAGGGCAAAAATGCCAGCGTCGACCCCCCATCCAATCCTTGACTTTTGTGAATGGAGTAAAAAAGGTCGGATGCCTCCTGATGAGCATGCTGCAGTAACTGCGTCTGAGGGATGTGGCAGTAGATCCCTCTGCACAACGACTGTAGTTGACCTGATTGGATATCAGGGAATGTGTAAGGTTTCGGTGGCACATGATGATCGTGCAACCGTGGAAACCGCAGTTCCGCCATTGCTTCGATTTGGCAGCCCTCCTCTAACTGCGGCACTTCTGAGCCATACTGTTGATGAAAATCTATTGTAGGTCCTTGGCGAGTTCTAGGGATGCTGTTTGATGGAGAAGGAAGCAAAGAGCCAAAATCAAAGGCATAGAAAGAGAGGCCCGGAAGGCTACCAAATGCGAGAGAATCGAGGTCCATGCCAGGGAGTGGGTCTGAAGTGCCTGGGGCATTGAGGTTATCCACCCCTGCTTGGTCCCAAGAAAGATTCTGATTCTCAGAGACACTGGAAGCATAGTCAGCTAACTCAAGAGAGACTGGTAGAGCTCTAGTCTCCTTAAATGTCTGTTGGGTTTCTGTAACAGACTGGGGGTTCTCCGTATTCGCGCTGCCGTGGGTCACCTGGAGCCGCCAGAGCTCGATAACGGCCGCGGTATAGGCGTCGATGGTGCCCTTTGTAGGCAGTGATGTCTTCGGTAAGGTCTACTGCAGCAGGCGCAAGGGCCGTGGGTGGCACGTAGCCCGCGCAGTCGTCCGTGATCAGCTCGGCGGCATCGGATAGGGGGACCTCTAGGGCTTCGGCTACTATTGCCGTAGCTTTACGGCTTTGCCTTTGCTCTTACCCCTACCCCGTGCCTGTAGCCTTTTCTGTGGCGGTGCTATGCGTCATAAGGGGATATCCTCTTTAAGCCACCCCGCCAGCTTGTCCGGCGTTACGAGCTCGCCGTCGGGCCAGCTATAGAACGAGCCGCGACTGAACTTCTCACCATTTTCAGTGTGGGAAAGGTTCATAGACCAGTGGCAGAAGGTGGAGACGACCTACAAGGGGTTCAAAGTTATCAGGCCTCCACGCTAGCCAGGCTAATGACGCACATTTGGTTAGAGCGAGCAGAGTAATATAGCTACCACGTCTTATAGCCATATTTGATTCTATTACCTGAGAGGCGTCAGCctatttatatatcttaccCCAAGCGAGCCAAAGGTAAACAGATTGCACAGGACGTGAGTTACCTATCTACCTTGCGGCTCTAACCAATAGACATTGGCGTAGAAATGTGTCTAGGGAGGCAGGAAGATCGGAAATTGCAGACCGCCGTAGGTAAGCAATATTTTTCGGCAGCCCAGCCTTTATGCAGTCAAGAAGCATCGATTCGTATCTTCATCCACAATAGATCAGGGCTGGGCCACCTCAGAAGCAGGCATAAACACCCAAGTACTGTTATTACAATACCAGATCGCAAATCCCAACATCAGTTGGAAGAATTAAAGTTCCCCCACGACTTCACGACCCTGATGACAAACTCGAAAGAAGTCCTAGATGGTGTCGACCTCGTAGGACTCAGGTTCATATTGAAATATAAATAGGGTCTTCACGTCCATTAAAACACATAATTACAACAAGTACAATAAGAACAGCTTTCTATCAAGTGCACTCAGCACCGCTGCGCAAGCCTTGCAACAACATCTCCTCCCTTTGTGCCAAAACTTGTCGCTTCTGTTTAAACCACCCAAAATTCGGGATTCACACGCGCACAATAAGCTTTTAGCCTGAAACCCCAGCCTTCAATTTATCAAGTCCCTGTTGATAGCACCAAGGCCTTTGCCACCAACAACAGAGCTAGGCGCAAGTTGAAATCTGCCTTGTCTTAGGGACTCGGGGAGGTACTGCCGCCAGATATGATCCAAGACCTTGCTCCCCTCCTCGTTCAATATCTCAAAAGCAACGGCTGTCATTTGCTTAGTACCTCCATCGTCATCTCAACAACTGCTTGGGGCAGGATCTTATACATGGTCGGAATAAAGTTCTGCGACAGGGCTACCCTTAGCGGCACAATGATACCGACTTTGTGTGCCCCTATCTGGTCGAGGATTAAACTAATTAGATTTATAGATTCCAGCTCTAAAATAGCATCATAGACGCCGATAAGCTCACGGCCTAACAGGGTAGAGATGATATCTTGCATGATAGTAGGACTTCTATAGTCAAATACTATAGTCACGCTAATAGATCTGACCAGGTCGTGGTTATGCTTTAATGCAGTAGCTATCACGTCCAGACCAGAAGCAACTGCTAGCTAGATAGCTATACACCTAACCGAAGATAACCTAACCTAGACTAAAATTACCTTGCCACTAGGCTGAGGATTTAGACTCGGTAGTGCCAAGTTCAGATAAGAGGGGTAATAGAGGCTCACAGCTGCGGTAGTAATAGTCAGGGGCAGCATAACTGCGTCATTAAAGCCGATGTTATCCAGGATCAGGCATACTAACGAAGCAAATAAAGTAGGATAAAGCTGAAAAGCTCCAAATACAGGATTGTTCAACCCAAGCCCGATGCAGTATCTAGATTAtaagtttcttaactttGTTCATTATATTACGGCCCGCTGTGGCATCAGAGACTACACAGAAATCTCCCAGGATGAACAGAATACTTACCCAATGACACGTTGACCCTTCCGGAGATGGGTTACACCGTCGCCAAGATCTTCGATATAACCTACAACATCGGCACCAAGAATAAATGGATAGTGTTTGATGAAAAAGTCCTGTTCTCTGTTCATGACCACGTTAAACAGATGATGGCCTTATCTCCACTATAATGTCATACTAACTGAACCTTCCATTCAACTGGGTTCTGAAGTTGGGGTGACCATTAGTAGCTGGGACATTCGATAATAAAGGTATTCTCACCAGAGCATAGCCTTGGGGCCTGATGACGACTTCACCTGGCCTTGGGGTCGGGAAAGGAGCAGGGCCTAATTCTAAGGGGTAGGCTTTGGGACCCTTGATCCAAACAGCTTGGTTTGTCGGCATTACGCCTGGGCAGATGCTATCGGCCGCGTGTTGAGGGATAGAAACCCGGAGTTAGAGATGTATATGAGGTAGTGAGGATTATGCCTAAACATGGGGGTCTCACTTGTTGTGAATAGAGTCGAGGAATGGTGTTGTTTACGCTAGGGCACTCCCAAGCATGATAGGATTCATGCTCTAGGATTTATAAGCTATCTTGTTAACATTCTCCCGCTTGTTTCGCTGTTGAACTCGGACGCGGCGAGTAGCCTTTCCCGAGGCCCTTTACCACGAAATGCCTGTTGTGTATGCTATGTACGAGGGATGTCTGCCGTTCGTCGACAGTGGATAGAATCCAGTTCCGTTGGCATAGTGGAGTCGCCATCCTGGTTTACGGCATGGATTTGTCACGATTAACGCTCAGTGTCCGGTCTTTGCATCCGCTCTGACTCCCCGCAGAACCTTAGTTCGCGGAGGCGTCCGATGAGGACTTCGAAGTAATCAAATGCGAGCCGACTTGTGGCGCGCTAGAACGGACTCGAGTCGGGTGGTTTTCTTACGCTACTGTAGTATTCCTCCTGCAGCTTGTTCACTTCATAGACGATGCGCGGCTGAACGTTCAATCTGAGCCATTGTCGTGGTTCGGAGCGGACGCGACACTATCGTGTCCCTCTAGAATACAATCTCGCTCAGGAGCCACCCACCAGACGCACAACAACTACTGACGCGACTGATACCAGATACCACGAGAAGGCCGACTGCTTTTGTCTTACTGCTCTTTCCAAGCTGGCGATAAAGTTTCGTGGAGCTATAAGCAGTAAGCCCCACTAAATGTACCAATGCGAGTTTTGCGGGCGGACCGACCCCGCCGCAACGAAGTGCCGAAACCCCGATTTGACCCTTTTAACGAGTAGGTTGTCGGCTTTTCCCAACAAAACCGTGGTGGTCTGAGGGCAGTCCCCGGCAGAGGGTCATTGAACTTACTAGAGTACGGCACGGACACGCCGATTTGTTTCTACCGGATGTCCGAGAGTTGCGAATTCTCGGACAACGGAACCTCTAAAGAGCCGGATGGCATATCAAGACAAAGCTCGGACTCTACCCTCTGGTGCTGTGGTCTTTCATAGCGAACCCATGCATGGCAATGTCACTGAATCCGATTGTGCGGTGAGAGTGGAAGGCGCTTAATGTGAAGAATGTTGTTTAGGATCTTGTAAATCACATTGGGATTATGTGAATAGCGGACTAGAGTGTATAACCTCGCCTTGTCCGCTACACAGTTAGGTCCTCTGGCCACTCCAAACCATCAATTGGGCCTTGACACACTAGCACCAACCGGAAGATTAGTTCTATATCCTGGTACCTTCACTATCAGAAACGTAGCTACACAGCGATGGTAACTCCTGCTCGCCTCATAGCCGTAACCAGGGCAGAGACGGCCCTGAAATACCCGCCATGGGTTTCAGTCTCATGGGTCTCAGTGTCGCCTATGGGAAAGTTCGGTAAGTCAAGTCAAACCCGCGACATGCCAATCGGCGCCGACGTCTTGACTGACCATTTCTCTCGCCCCCAGCTCCGATGACGAGCGATTCAAAGTCCTCGATCGCGCTTGGGAGATCGGTGCCACCAACTGGGACACGGCCGATTTGTATGGCGACAATGAGGACCTCATAGGCAAGTGGTTCGCCCTGCACCCAGAGCGGCGGCAAGACATCGANNNNNNNNNNNNNNNNNNNNNNNNNNNNNNNNNNNNNNNNNNNNNNNNNNNNNNNNNNNNNNNNNNNNNNNNNNNNNNNNNNNNNNNNNNNNNNNNNNNNNNNNNNNNNNNNNNNNNNNNNNNNNNNNNNNNNNNNNNNNNNNNNNNNNNNNNNNNNNNNNNNNNNNNNNNNNNNNNNNNNNNNNNNNNNNNNNNNNNNNNNNNNNNNNNNNNNNNNNNNNNNNNNNNNNNNNNNNNNNNNNNNNNNNNNNNNNNNNNNNNNNNNNNNNNNNNNNNNNNNNNNNNNNNNNNNNNNNNNNNNNNNNNNNNNNNNNNNNNNNNNNNNNNNNNNNNNNNNNNNNNNNNNNNNNNNNNNNNNNNNNNNNNNNNNNNNNNNNNNNNNNNNNNNNNNNNNNNNNNNNNNNNNNNNNNNNNNNNNNNNNNNNNNNNNNNNNNNNNNNNNNNNNNNNNNNNNNNNNNNNNNNNNNNNNNNNNNNNNNNNNNNNNNNNNNNNNNNNNNNNNNNNNNNNNNNNNNNNNNNNNNNNNNNNNNNNNNNNNNNNNNNNNNNNNNNNNNNNNNNNNNNNNNNNNNNNNNNNNNNNNNNNNNNNNNNNNNNNNNNNNNNNNNNNNNNNNNNNNNNNNNNNNNNNNNNNNNNNNNNNNNNNNNNNNNNNNNNNNNNNNNNNNNNNNNNNNNNNNNNNNNNNNNNNNNNNNNNNNNNNNNNNNNNNNNNNNNNNNNNNNNNNNNNNNNNNNNNNNNNNNNNNNNNNNNNNNNNNNNNNNNNNNNNNNNNNNNNNNNNNNNNNNNNNNNNNNNNNNNNNNNNNNNNNNNNNNNNNNNNNNNNNNNNNNNNNNNNNNNNNNNNNNNNNNNNNNNNNNNNNNNNNNNNNNNNNNNNNNNNNNNNNNNNNNNNNNNNNNNNNNNNNNNNNNNNNNNNNNNNNNNNNNNNNNNNNNNNNNNNNNNNNNNNNNNNNNNNNNNNNNNNNNNNNNNNNNNNNNNNNNNNNNNNNNNNNNNNNNNNNNNNNNNNNNNNNNNNNNNNNNNNNNNNNNNNNNNN from Fusarium oxysporum f. sp. lycopersici 4287 supercont2.63 genomic scaffold, whole genome shotgun sequence includes the following:
- a CDS encoding uncharacterized protein (At least one base has a quality score < 10) — protein: MEQYRSAMMSLHRDVILHHLPKSPKEGELTFSQSVLLYHISLAFDGSRPLLTNMYYERSILMTLCHSRIATKAWLRGDNRVQSADGTRWETWVATQSNYWFIYIFECLTQIFLDVRPQLKVEDIDVPLPEQGSLWSAGNRSDWESVLGEQPGAGKRSEISLKDILYDADTMQQVTTDIHGMLRILLVVTLFVEESTEVLRTKSWLSERISNPSALARSRNPTRPFLERNTPLRLQNRIKALDADFTLLQPELAVFPLTNNLSIMQACIYHEIHIIRHVSLQELYALTGWQASKPYVDIAERDFKLWLNGHKPTIRKCLWHAATLFSSLHSRRHMTLWEPLCFLNGATFIWAYLKYADGKTIEASSPAHTIENQKALRLDQLTNEDERNAWFEHGFNGNIHVTGIGNLNPGECPNQVLEELYRCLIPQTGTANLAGGIAKAIMQVCSGLSPSF